The Ruania alba genome window below encodes:
- a CDS encoding MarR family winged helix-turn-helix transcriptional regulator — protein sequence MKGSPHRHREPPGPDADLHELLLYAAHQMRREWARSLEEWGLSPHQAMALRTAMADDGGRVSDLAARLRIAPRSATEVVDSLEERGLVERVRSPRIGVPCSCR from the coding sequence ATGAAAGGTTCGCCACATCGCCATCGGGAGCCCCCCGGTCCGGACGCGGACCTGCACGAGCTACTCCTGTACGCGGCGCACCAGATGCGCCGGGAGTGGGCCCGCTCGCTCGAGGAGTGGGGGCTATCGCCGCACCAGGCGATGGCGCTGCGCACCGCGATGGCCGACGACGGTGGCCGGGTCTCCGACCTGGCCGCACGTCTGCGCATCGCCCCCCGGTCCGCCACCGAGGTGGTGGACAGCCTGGAGGAACGCGGCCTCGTCGAGCGCGTCCGATCCCCGAGGATCGGCGTGCCGTGCTCGTGCAGGTGA